Within the Microtus ochrogaster isolate Prairie Vole_2 linkage group LG2, MicOch1.0, whole genome shotgun sequence genome, the region CCTTTGTAGCTTCTGAAACACCGTATCTGTGGGTGACGCAGCATAGGAGCGGTTTCTTTCATTCAGTAGAATGCTTCTCGGATTAATTCGTGTTCCTGCTACAGTTATTTCAGCTCTCTATAAAATCTTAACGTCAGGTTGTTTATGTTCTCAAaccatgttccttttcttttgaaatagtgTTTTAGACATTCTAAATACCTAGACTTTTCATGCAAATGAATTCCCCTAAAtacggcaaaaaaaaaaaaaaagatccagttCTCATGCTGGAAAAAGTCAAAACCACAGTGACCTTTACACAGAGGGAGAGGCATCTGGACTCAATTAAGGTGTGACAAATTCATATCCCAGTGACTGATGGTGAGGGTTATGTGGGGCACGGGCTGTCCTGAGGTCCAAAAGGTTCTTATTTATGACTCAGTCActtcacacatgcaaacacttaAGGTTGCTGGTCGTTTCTCACGGGACTGCCTTCTCCATGCCGGCTACAGGGAGCTTTCTTGCTAATGATTCTTCCCTTGGCCAGGATTTCCTAATGGATCTTCCCAGCATGGCTCAGGCCCGACTTAGCATGAAGGAGGACAGAAAAGACAGTGTTTCAGGAGAGCTGAGATTGCTGGGCAGAGGTAGCACTCTCCTGCTGGGATCTATCTACCAAGGCTTGAGTCTTCAGACCCCAGATTCTCCCTCCTTAGCTATCATGGTTCATTCGACCAATATGGGGCaagctcttacacacacacacacacacacacacacacacacacacacacacacacacacacgaataactAAATAAATGCACAAGACAActagaagcaaagaaaggaaggaagagcagaagagaaaagagaagaaagggaagacgATGGAGTCTCCAGGGatactggtttgtttttattggcCTGATACAAACTAGGGTCACCtgggaaaaaaagaactttataaaattgcctccatcagacttaTCTGTGGGATATTTTAATTGTCGTTTGATGCACGAGGGTCCCTTGTTGTCCCggacaggtgggcctgggctgtatgagaaaaGCAAGGGAGCCAgccagggaaagcaagccagtaagcagtacccctccacagcctctgcttctgttcctacGTTCAGGTTCCGACCTTGAGCTCTTTCTGtggcttccctcaatgacggATGGGAATCTGTGAGTCAGTTTGCTTTTGGTGTGAGTGTTtcgtcacagcagcaggaagctgtTGACCAGTTCTATCTTAGACGCAGGTTGGAGGAGGAGAGCTAGGCTTTGGGAAGCTGCAATGGgatgtccagggaaaagaagtaATGGGAGTAATGGGGACAGCAGAGTCTACTTTATACCTTTAACGAACAGTAAGAAGGGTCAAAAGACACAGAGCTTGAGAGGAGATGGGTAGCATCCTATCAATGAGTCTATATGGCCACTGTAGGATAGTGgattttcctctttccaaactAGAAGGGAACAGAGAGTCTGCACGATTTGACTTGGGTTCTCCATGGTTCTCTGGGATCTGCACATTCAGAATAGACTGAGGAGGTGCCAGGGCATTCTCACCAAGCTACCAATAAAAGCCAAGCCCAAGCTGATGCTGTGGAAGGGGATGAGAATGGCcagagtggaggtgggggagccTTGCAGGCAGCATAGACTTCACAGGTGAAATAAATGACTCACCCACAGGAGCTGTCTGACAGATATGTGGGAAAAGGTGGGTCACGCATGAGGAATTTCGTGTGAGTCAGTGATGATGTGCTCTTTGTTGATACAGGAAAAGTCATGGAGAAGCCAGCTTTCACGGGGGCAGGAGACAAGGTTAGGGGACACAGGGTATTAGGTTCTACAGATAGGAAGACTTTACTCTTCCTGTTTGTTCTTCTGACTATTGAAGCAGAGTGCCAGCTACAGCAGGAAGAAGAATGGCAGAGAGCAATGGAGATTGAGAGGCCCTGGGATAGGTGAACCAAGGGATCCAGGGAAGTATGAGCATTGCCTATGACGACAGTTGACCAAGCCAGCCCAAGCCATATAGGATCTGTGGCTGGCTGCTGACAGTGCCACACAGTTAcattaggaagagaaaaaaaagtgaaaatgtttaaatgtgtgtgtttttaatgtgACAAAACATCCCCAGCTCCTACAGTGGATTTATAATAAATTAGGGGTACATGTAGCCAGCTCAGGAGGGTGACAGCATTTGTACTTTAAGCTGCACTGTTGCCAAGTCAAATAAATAAGCTTTGCATAATATCCCATTACAAAATGTGCCCGTGTCACAGTCTGAGTGGAAGggactgactgctcctccagtaaagcatgattaataaaaactcagagagagaaatggggttcaacttgaagatctcaaaagcaaaacagtcagccaatGGCTCTTACctaacctcagtctgaaatggcgatcctgcctcccagaatctcagaatgagacagtgTCTGAGCGCCGTCTTcccccgttttatattcctctctagggctgggattaaaggcatgcaccacctgttttctatggcaactagtgtggctattgggattaagggtgtgtgtcattTTGGCtaaagggattaaaggtgtgtgttaccataatctggtctataaagctgaccagtgagactgttttactctcaggtcttcaggaaggctttatttattaaaatacaacagaAATGCCCCTACACCCCCCAGCAAGATCAGAGTgatttgttttagtttgcttCCTAGAAGCTCAGGAAACAAGATGATAAATAGTTTCAAAATACATGGTTTCAAAACTGTAACCCCCAAATTGAGGGAGTTAGTGCAAAATTACATTAGATTTTTATTAGGTTGAATtttgaaagcaaaataatttGAAGACTTTGTCAGAGGATTTTCTAGAAATTTTGGCAGGTGCTGGACTGTTTCTGATGGACTTGGCTACTTCACCTCTCCTGTTGGGTTTATCCCTCCATGCTCACATGTGCCTTACGCTGCTGCAGTTTATGTATTCACAAACAGCTGTCTGCCGTGTGTGAGCTTGAACTGAGCCTGAAATGGCTTGGTGCTTCCTAAAGAGCCTGATTAAGGGTAATACCTGACTTTAATAAACTCTAGTGCTGGTGATAAGAAAAGAGGTTTTGTCCAccatattttctctctgtctctctgtctctctgtctctgtctctNNNNNNNNNNNNNNNNNNNNNNNNNNNNNNNNNNNNNNNNNNNNNNNNNNNNNNNNNNNNNNNNNNNNNNNNNNNNNNNNNNNNNNNNNNNNNNNNNNNNtgtgtgtgtgtgtgtgtgtgtgtgtctagttgaccttaggaaatagaaaatagaaaagtgccttttttcttttttgcttcaaCTTAGGCTTTAATTCCAGCCACAACTGAGTGAGTTCGGTTAAATCAGTCTAGTCTGcgcttttattttaatctgtaaaATTTGAATGATGCTGATGATAGTACCAAATAATACAGCAATACTTGGATTTTGCTTGGACTCATGATGCGATCCTGATAATAAGAATCGTTAGTACAAGGAGCAGATGAGACTCAAGGACGATCTCCCAGCCAGCCAAAGACCTGGGATCTATGCCTTGTGGAGTTGTATCTCCTAAGTGTGCCAGCCTAAGAACTGACTAAGCCTCTGGGCAGAGATGTTGTGGGCAGTTCCAGCGCCATAAGGAGCAATAGGGGACTGGCTCAAGCTGCCTTCGTGCTAGTGGCACCTACACGTTCGACCCCCGGCTCAGCTTGATTTGGGGGTGAGTCTTTAGAGCCAGCCTGCTTGGGCTCTAATTCTCTTAGCGCTGTGTTATTTAAACCCCTGACTTCCTCTCCGTGCCTCAGTGTCACCATCTGTATTGTAGTGAGAATGACAGTGTGGTATTGGCTGAGCTGGGGAATGAGGAGCTGATAGAGACGAGGAGAGCCACAGAGAGCTGCATAGAGCATAAAGGAGAGTCTATGAAAAGATGGGAATTCTTTCTCTGGTGTTGCTGTTGGTCTGGGGATGTTCCTCTAATCTTTCCTTTGTGTGACGATTTCAAAAGAAGCCTCATAATAGAAAGGCAATGATatagtaaaaatcaaaatcaactaTTAATACTTGCTTTTTTGTGACGCCTCAAAAGGTCATGACCTTCTTGAAGCTTGGCTATTTTCATCCCAGCTGAGAATCATAAACTGAAATCTGAGGTCCTAGACTATGCTTTGGGCTGAGCTGGAGGCACTCTTTCCATTATAgaaaatcttccttccttccttccttccttccttccttccttccttccttccttccttccttccttttctttttctttttgttttttttttaagacaggatttctctgtgttaacagccctggctgttggaactcactatgtagagcaggctggcctcgaactcacagagatccacttgcctctgcctcccaagtgctgggtttaaaggcttgGCTCTTATAGAACATTTCTGAGCAATGTAGCGTGATGTCCTCTTGCATCTCAGGGCTCACCTCCCTGACCCGTGTCCCCCCTTACCTACCCTCCGTGGTAGTTTGTGAAATTGCCCACACCACAAAGGCTGACTGTGCCCCTTGACTGGTGTCAGCCAGAGGCCCTGCTAGGGAGTAGTTGAAGGacagtctggtgtgtgtgtgtgtgtgtgtgtgtgtgtgtgtgtgtgtgtgtgatttggaaCCGAATgttgagacacagaggaaataaacaGCATTGTTTACCTCAGCCAGAGCGACCCTGCTAAAACAGGGGGAAGTGATTTAAGAAGTTCTCCCGAAACGGCTTTTAACATTGTCCTTatgattaaatatttatgtgGTAAGTTTAAAAATTCTTAGTAAGTGATACAGCAGCGTTTTTGAACAAGTCATGGATTTTGGCTACAACTCAAATTTCATGGTGGGTGGGGTAGAAAATTCCAAGACAtctgtgtgtttaaaataaaagagggagCGTGTCCACACGGGTAGTCCACGGAAACCTGACGGCAGAGCTCCAGGGGCTCAGAAGCAGGCTCAGTGCCCTGAGTTCATTCTTTCCAGCCCTTCATTTGGGTAAGAATTGAGGACTATCtgaaatttgtaaaagaaaatttatctgCAATTGGAGGAAATGTCCTCTCTTGAAATGAATGAGGATTTTCGCATTTATTCCTGCCTGTGCCCCTTCGCTGGTGGCTGAAGGGAAAGACTACAGCAATCAATTCTTTTGTCAGAAAGCCAACATTTCTTGTTTCCAGACCTCCAGCGATCCCCTGTGGCTCCTGAGAACAAGCAGAGGCAGTGAcaattctttgaaagtttggGCAGCAGTCTTGGGTGGCTTTTTGGCTGAAGTTTTAGCTCAAATTTTCCTTCCTTAGTACTTTTGTGGCGGTTATCTCTGTGTACCAGAGTGTAAAGCAACAGGCTGTGGTTTGGCATGATACTGTGTTTTCTAGCATCTGCTCAATTTTatggttctgattttttttcaaatctaaaaaattgttttatctcCTCTTAATTTAGCTTCTTTATGGGAATGCTCAAGGGACTGGTAAGAAACGACTGTGAAATAATCTAATCATTGTGAGAGCTGCTCTCTAGTTCCAGGTTCAGTTGGAACAGATGTGACACTGGACACCTGAGACCCAACTCTTCGGCATAAGCGAATTTAATAAATACGTGTTCAATGACTGATTCTTCTTTCCTGGGGAATCTTTAGTAAGTAAAAAGCAGGTcaagataaatattttacttgtggttttatatgatttattttccaGTGGCTACGGTGACTTCTCTTCTGGACCCTAAGTCAGACATCACTCATCAAACACCGAGTGAGCCCATCATAGCCATTCTGTGTCTCTGATCTATCGGTCACCAGCACGAGATTGGCAAGCGGAGAATGGGGCTTTGGGTTTTGGCGGTTCTGACAGTTTCCATGTATTCCTCAGTAACCAAGAGCAGTGAGTATTGGTGCTCAGCTAAGttgtatggttttgtttttttttttttttaacttaagtaATTCTGGGAACATTTGTTGCATCTCGGTTGCTTGCTTCCAGTTGCTCTGGGCTGAACTGTGTGCAGCAAAATTATTTCCTCTTCACACGTTCTTTATCATAAATCTCTCAGTAGGAATTCCCTATTGTGAGTGTATCATAATTTTGGAGTTACATATATCAAGACTGAACACAGTACCTGCACGTGGGAGGCATTATGGGGATTTATTCACTGACAACGCGTTTGCGTGAATATAGGTGTTTTCCCCTAGGAGCAAAGGAAAACATAACTTCAAATTGATTCCTTAGTTTATTGCACCACATAGCACATTTAGTAAAGGCTTTTAACCGTTGACTTAACATTTTTCAAAGCATCGCAATCTATGatctctttaaaaatctaatCAAGAATGGAAACATTGAGTTATATGAAAAGAACTGTGTTTTTTTTCACATGGTCACTTCAGGGTCGTGTTCATACTTTATTTGTAGGTAAAGCAATCTGGGGTCTGGAACATGAGGCTTTAATTGTGAGATGCCCCCAAGGCGGAGGCCCGCTTGATCATGTGGAATGGTATAACTCAATTACAAATGAGAGTATGTCTACTCAGAAAAGCAAGGGGATCGTTGTCTCCAGAGACCGCCTGAAGTTTCTACCAGCCAGAATGGCTCACTCTGGGATGTATGCTTGCGTGGTCACGAGGTACTGTGCAGGAATCCACTGTGAGCTTTGTGCCTGCTCCCTTCTCCGTAGTGATGGGTGCTCCAGCTGTCCTTGCTTCCTCTCCGCTCTGCCCCTCAGAGAAAGGGTAAAATTTGTAAAGTGATTTGAACCAGAAAGTACTCTTGGGAAGACCAGCAGCCTGACTGGTGATGGGCTATTGAACATACCACAGCAAGgccatatacatgcatataccctCAGTCTGTACTGCAATGGCCTTGTGTTTAGATCTCACAGCATCTCTGGTACTCACAGAGTCTCACATAGCTTAGATATAGCTTGATGCCTAAGTTTGGAGAAGACAGTTCCAACCCAAGCTCTTCTGCTAGTTAGGTGTGCAGTGCCACCACGtgacttctctgtctctcagttcCTCGTGTGTAAAATTCATATGGTAGCATCATGTTccaaaacaacaccaacaaaaacccaTCGCTGTGAGAATAACATGATGTCAAAGTGTGCTTAGCTCTGTGTCTGGCTCAACAAACACTAACAAATATTTTAGTTAGGATCCTAGCGTGACAGTGGGCAATGAGGACCTGGTGAAGCCATTTTCAAGGCTTTGTTTTTTCTCCAGTGTAGCAAATGAAGTCTTTAAAAGCTCAAGATTTTGATGATTATTTTGTAATAAGAGAAGAACTGTATATATCGCTTTTGTAAGAGCAACACTGCCCAACGGATGGAGTTGGATTAAGCTATCTCGTGGTAGCAGGTAACACTTTTTAAATGCTTGCCTTCTTTCCATAGCCCAGACTTGAATATGACTGAATTCATGAATGTGACCATACATAGAAAGACAACAGGCTGTAACGTTCCCGATCATTTGATGTACAAAACAGTAAATGGATCAGCAAAGAACCCCAAGATAACTTGTCCAACAATCTTCTACTATAATTGGTCAGCGCCTGTTCAGTGGTTTAAGGTAAAAGTTTGAAATTTAGGGGAGAAATGGACAAAATTAGCACAAATGATGTAGCGGAAAGTGAAAAACTCAGTGGAAGAGGAACGGGATGTTTTTCTGGTCGTTGCTGCAGAACTGCAAAGCTCTTCAAGGACCGAAGTACAGGGCGCACAGAGCATACTTGTTCATTAAAAACGTGGGGCGAGATGATGAAGGGGATTACACATGTAAATTCACGCACACTGAGAACGGGACCAGTTACATCGTGACCGCAACCAGATCATTCATAGTCGAAGGTAAGCTCCTGGCTTCAGCAAACTGCAGGAGCCAAACAAAAATGAGAAGGGGGAAGTGAATATTTCCTGTCGTATTTTCTACCCTCTGTCCAACTCTATTCTCTCTGGTTCCCATCCACACACTCTACTGTGACAGGAAGTTGGTGTTGTACAACACAAGGTTTAAGAATTCCAGGGAAAGATATATTATTGAACCAAAGCCATAGATAGCTAttccccaacccacccccattTGGAAATTGATTTTCAAGGATAAAGCAGTCTGAATTTACTCCCTCCCCCCTGTTTttgtctgatttccaaaatgctCATCTACCTAAATCCTGGATGCTCCTGTTTAATATATATCCTCAGAAGTTCTTGCCTCCTCCCTTAAGCTCTCCCTTGCCCCTAGATTGCTGGTAGTAACCAGTGTGAagttacacagacaaacatactgCCTGGTACGAGTAATGACAAGATTTAAAGTTTATACTACATTTAGCTAAGACGCAATTGATGTCCCTGCATAGCTGGTTGAGTTTATGGATGTAGAAACCGCAGATAAAGAGGCCTGAGTGTCACAGGGCACCATGACCTTTATACACACTGCTGAGTGGTTTTCAGTTATGGTTTATGTGCTTTTGCTATCATCGGCATCTTCAAGGCAGGTCATTTGCTTAGAAAAAACCTTTTTCCAAGTACATTTTCAGTATTGTAGAAGCCACTTGAGGGTAAGATTTTTCTAACCATATCTGATGGCATTTACAGAATTGAGGTTTTCTGGGCACAGTTGCCTCTGTAGAGGAGATTGAGGGGAGGGTCTCACCATCCAAGTGGCCAGTGAACAAGAAAAGGACTAATCAATACCGAAGAAGATGTTTTGTTTAGAGCCTGTTCAGCCCCCCCATTGCTGGAGAATAAGCACCATCAAACCACAACTGTGGTTGTGTCTCCACTTGTCTAATGTCAACTCCCGTAACGTTTCCTAACGGCAACACCCTGACATTAATGACCACCTAGGGGTGAAGGATTTATCTGTGCTCCAAGAGACCTCCTGCTTCCCTGTGCCTCAGTCTTAGGGGCCACAGGAAGGAGCCTTCCCGAGGATAAGCGCAGTGGCGGAGGGTGGTGAGCAGCACACCTCTGTGCTCATGGCTTCATCACTTTCCTGAGCCTATTGACTTCCTCTTCTCGGTACTTTTATGCCTATCCTACAGAATTATGTTTTTCAAATAGTTGTAGGTCATACAACTAATGGGTTAGACcagcatttgttttaatgatataGAAGAGAATAGAAAAGATGTCACAAAAGGTATCATAGTAGTCAGAAAAAGTGttgcttaagatattttatttgtttcatttgtgtgtgtatgtgaattgcCAAAGGTTATTTTCAAAACAGTTGACACAATactgtgaaataaaatagaaatatgaaaagaTTAGCTTATATTGATGACTAATCAATGCAGTAATACTTacattctatttctgttttttaatttcaagaaaaagGCCTTTCTGTGTTTCCAGTAATTAAATTCCCTGCTCACAACACAACCATGGAAGTGGAAATAGGTAAGAAATTTTAAACAACTCCCTATTAACctggaaaacatttctttctgaTTCTGGGTCTGGTTTCCTATGGAAGGGTCATGCAATTAGCAGAGGGGAACTTGGGGATCATGTGAGGTGGCAGTATGGAAATATCTGTTCCTGTCACAACACTGTATTTGTATTAGGGCCTTAGAGTTCATGGTCCTCATTTAAGCATCTCTTTATGGTCACTTCTACCCAATGGACAGATGTCCTCATTTTACTTTTGAGGAACTTAGGTTCAGAGATGCTCAAAGGCATGCCCTAAGGTCATAGATGAGTGATAGCAAAAGAATAAGAATAGATTTATAAATCTCTATGTCTCTTCTCTTGTTGAGTTTCATTAGAAAAGACTTGGTGTCTGAAACACCATGATGAGTCacgtctctctcctctcccatctgtAATCTATGACTCTACCACACTCCTGGCcttatctctctctctgatgAGCAATGTGTTTTGCGGTCTTCCCTATTATGCCCACACTGATATTCCTGCATTTCTGGGGAGTAAGATCATATGTAGCTCCTTGTTTGTAATCCTACCTGCCACCCTCTTCCTTGCAAAGAACAGCATTTGATTTGGTCTCAACTCAAGTCTTGGCCACCACCATTTCCATCTGTAGTGTGGTAGCTTCTAATCCTTACTTCATAGCATTGCTGTTCCAGAGACTCTCAGGTCCCCATGTCAACTATGTCCCTTATTTTAGGCAAGCTCCTGGTGGGAGCCTGTagttcaggaagcaggaagttgaATGTACAACTGTGGCCAAAATCACCTCTGATGTTTTCACTCCCAAAAGAACATCTAGAGTTGAAGGGAGTTGGATGGAGCACCAGAGCGTAGTCTTTGTGAATGTTTTACACCCAGAATAACAAACAGTTGGGCTGGACAAAGCAGTTTTATCTCCAAGGGCAGCTCAGGGAGTGACAACGGGGATTCTGTGGGAAGGGAAAGATGTGGAAGGAACCAGGGAAAAAGAAACTCACGTTTCAGCTATCAGCAACTCCTTCATGATTGTAGAAGCTGTGATGCTAGGGCAGGTAGTGTTTCCTGAGGCGAGAGggtggtgtgtctgtgaggaaaaTGGAGACACTGgcgggggtgggagagagagcaaagaaggcacaggaaggagatgaggaagggaagTGGGCCAGACTGCAGAAGGTTTACTACACTGGGTGAAACTGATGCCACTTGTAGAATTTAATTTTCCTCGTGAATTTCTTCACTTCCTGTCTAGGAAAACCAGTGAATATCACCTGCTTAGCTTGCCTTGGCAAAGGCTCTCAGTTCTTGACTAAAGTCCTGTGGCAGATTAATGGAAGGAATGTTGAAATGTTTGGCAAAGAAAGAATTcaagaggaaaaagaacaaaatcaaaggtatttcatctatcatctattatctatctatctatctatctatctatctatctatctatcatctatctacgtcatctatcatctatctatcttctatctatctatcaatctatctatctatctatcttctatctatctatctatctatctatcttctatctatcttctatctatctatcttctatctatctatctatctatctatctatctatctatcttctatctatcttctatctatcttctctctatcttctctctatctatctatctatctatctatctatctatctatctatctatctatctatctatatctatttattgagacaaggtcttactatgtcaTCTTGGTTAGCCTGGAGcctactttgtagaccaggctaggctcaaactcacagagaccctcctgcttcttgaatgatgggattagaggcatgtatcACCACCCCCAGCTATTTTGATATTGGAGTTGAAACAaccccctctcccacctcccagctGGCACTTGCCAGGAAAACATTATCAGTAACCTgttgctttttcagttccagcaGTGCCATGGATTGTTTAACCTCGGTATTAAGGATAACTAATGTGACAGACAAGGATTTGTCCCAAAAATATGACTGTCTGGCCCTGAACCATCGTGGCGTGATAAAGCACACCTTGCAACTGAGAGAAAAACAGCCAAGTAAGGCATGTCCCTCCCACTAAGCTTGACTAAACTGGTGGAATCAACTGTAAAGTGCAGCCATTTTCTCAGAAGACTGTGCGATGCAGTTTGGTTCGGGGGAATCCTTCATGATCATGGGGACTAGTTGGCTAGTCTCGTGAAATGGCTTTCTCCTCTTGGAGATGCTCTTTAAATCTGCTCTTCCCAGAATGTTTCTGTCTTCCAGGAGGACTCTGTGCtgctctatttcttctctctgtcttcccctccctcccttttctccccacagtcctcttcccactcttcatcTTCCTTTGCCTGTTCTcgctccctctttccttccttttagtcTGCCCGTGACTTCCTCCTCAGTCATCCCTTGCACGGTCAACAAGGGGCTTTGGTGTTCATATTGGGTTCAAAGCAGGACTAGCCCTGTGGTGTCTCTTTGTGTAATTTCCTCACTGAAAACAACTCATAAACTTTCCATTCAGAGCACTTCTCAGGGTCCTTGCTTGGTCTTTGAGTTTACAGCTATAGTCACCCTGATAGGTTGATGACCAGTTTGAGTCCATTTCCAAAGAGTGCAGAGGAAAATATTTGTACCCTTATCACCCTCTTTTATGATACTTATCACTCCCCTAAATGGCAATACAATTAATGTAAGCAAAAAGcttcttttaaatattgagagggtggaggatggagagagataCTGACTCTAAGCTCATAGCAACATGTGGAACATTCATTTGGATGAATACATGTATTAAAAGGAGGGTGGGTGTACCAGTTTGACATAGACAAGCTGTGTCTTCGCCTGGTATGGTACTTGGGCTCTTTGTGATTTtcgtttgttttgctgtttgttttcactatggagaccaatctggcctctgctggcctttGCCTCCCGGGgctgctagaattaaagataagTGTCCCCACACCCAGCCAGgagttttcttgttttggttttggttttagccTCTgacttgtaaatttttatttaaaaaaaaaaaatttgtaatttGTAAGTGGCCAGACTTGTGATGACCAGGCTCATAGATGACTCTTAGTGTTGTCATATTTAGCAAGACATTAGGCATCTGCCCTGATAATGGTGTTACTCAGGATGACTGTGGAGCACAGCACTGTGTTCTAGGACAGTGGTGAGCACAGTGATTTGTACAGGGTGAAAGAAGCCACTCTCTGCTCTCACCCAGCATGACCTTGTGTCCTTAGTACCCTCCTCTGCTAAGGGTGTATTTTTTGTCtaaatttctgaatattttctcGTTCTGTTTGTATTGGAATTATATTTGTGTTACCTGgaatgttgtatttgttttgtgtacGTGTATGTGATTTTTGTACTCTCTGGCTTATTTTTAATTCACCTGTTATTATTCAAATCAACATGTTTATACTATTTCAACAACTCAGTGTATTGAATAAAAATTGTCTCCATTGCTGTTGAATTATCATAatgaattcttttgtttctgccattctggtattttttaagtttgaataacaaaaactttaaaaaaagtctcCCTCCACATAGTTCTAAATGCTGTTACATGCAAATTTAGTGTCTGTGATAAACatagtacatacatatatacaaagctTCCTATGTATTAGGCTAGATCTAATTACCTTCCCTTagaatttctcatttctcttgtCACCCCCACGCCTATACTATCCATTAATTTCACTCActaagcaaggaagaaaaaacagaGTGAGCCTGAAGGATTAGCAAGTACTGTAATCCTAGACTCAGGACTCAGCACAAATGTCATTTGCCTGTTTATAAACACTAACAAGAAGCATCTGTGTCTAGCCATTGATGAGAAACTTCCTTGTGCTTTATAAAATCATAAGCACTTAGGTAGATATTGAGTGTCAACCTTCAGGGACATCTTAAATCAAGGTCTTGCCTCTCATTGCATGTGCTCAACTGTCCACAAAGGTACTTACTAACAGGAGTCCCTGTAAGAACAAGTCAACTTCCCACACATCCCTCACATGTATCCGACTGGACTTTTAGACAGTTCTTCCAAATGAGCTTCTTGGGAAGTTCTTATT harbors:
- the Il1rl1 gene encoding interleukin-1 receptor-like 1; amino-acid sequence: MGLWVLAVLTVSMYSSVTKSSKAIWGLEHEALIVRCPQGGGPLDHVEWYNSITNESMSTQKSKGIVVSRDRLKFLPARMAHSGMYACVVTSPDLNMTEFMNVTIHRKTTGCNVPDHLMYKTVNGSAKNPKITCPTIFYYNWSAPVQWFKNCKALQGPKYRAHRAYLFIKNVGRDDEGDYTCKFTHTENGTSYIVTATRSFIVEEKGLSVFPVIKFPAHNTTMEVEIGKPVNITCLACLGKGSQFLTKVLWQINGRNVEMFGKERIQEEKEQNQSSSSAMDCLTSVLRITNVTDKDLSQKYDCLALNHRGVIKHTLQLREKQPSKACPSH